The nucleotide window GCAGCGCTGCCCGGGTCAAGCTGCCGTTCTTGATCAGACCCAGGGTACGCAAAAGCTCTATATCACCCAGCCTGAGAAGCTCGTCGGGTGCGCGTTCCCGACGCGCCTGATTCCGCAAGGCCTCCAGCGCGGTCGCCGACAGAAACCGAGGATTGGCTTCAGCAACAAGCTGGCCGGTATAGTCTGACTCGCCTGTTTCCACGCCAATCTTGCGGCGCAGTGTGCCGGTCAGAGGCTGGCAATCCTTACCGATTCGGATGGTGCCTTTACCGGCGCTATCGGTGTAGGGTGGCATGCCCGGATGAATCTGCATCAGCAACAGGCGCCCGGTGCCTTCCGACACCGGCAGCTCTTCAAACACAGGCATGATTTTCGGATCAGTCTGATCGTAGACCGCCGCCTTGAGCATATTGGTGTCAATTTCCGGTGGAACACCCAGAATCGCCCTACCGCGCCCCTTCACCCGATCAGCCACACCAAACACAACTGTGCCGCCGCCACCATTAGCCATGCACACGGCCATTTGCACCAAAGTCTTCACAGCCTTGTCTCGGCTTTGCGTATCCCATTGTTTGAAGTCGAGATCCTGGTCTTCCAGGTCATCCGCAACGCACAGCTCCAACTCGGGCAGCAAGGCTTCTATCTGGGCTGCAGAACGCATGAATGGCCTCCCATAAATGAATATTTTGTGTCTACATACATAGTAGCCATGAATGCAAATTGTCCAACACGCTGTTGGACATCTTTTGCCTGGCAGCACCATGCACGGCACGTGGCCGCAACTCGATGCCAATCAGAGAGGATGGACGCATCTGTCATTCGATTTTCCCCACGCCGTAGCCCCTGATTTCTACAGAAATCGAGCGCAGCGGCCACATTCTTTGTGCTCTGGCGCAGCAGCACAAAGAATGTGTGAACTGCCGTGGGGACATCAGCATCCATAGCCGCGTCCATCCCTGAATGCTGTCGACATTGAGTGGGTATTGTGGATTCATTGCGCCATACCAGTGGCGCCAACGTGTCGATACAACGGTTGCTTTGTGTGCGCAGCGTGTTAAACAGAAAGGCAACAATGTGTTGACTCTGCGGCATCATGCCGTCTGCTATCTGTCTCATAGTGACACCCATGCCGATCATTTCGACCAGGCATTGGACAACAAAGCCGCCTGCTCAAGCACCAACTCAACCGCCTCAGGCTGTTTGTCGGGGGGGTACTTCCAACGTTGCAGCGTCCGTCGCACCAAAATCCGCAACTTGGCACGCACGCTTTCACGCACCTGCCAATCCACAGTCGTGCTATTGCGCAGCTTCTCGGTGATCTCAACAGCGATTTTCTTGAGAATATCGTCGCCCAGCTCCCGTACCGCGCTTTCATTATTGGCCAAGGCATCATAGAAAGCGACCTCGTCTGGGTTCAGCCCCAGCGCCGCTTCACGTTCCAGCGCCGCCTGGAAGTCCTTGGCCATCTGAATCAGTTCCTCGACGACCTGCGCCGTCTCCACCGCCCGGTTGTGGTACTTGCGCAGGGTTTCCAGCAGGCGGTCGCCATACTTCTTCTCCTGCACCACGTTGTTGCGTGCCCGCGCCCTGATCTCATCGCGCATCAGCTTTTCCAGCAACTCCACCGCCAGGTTGCGGCTCTTCATCTGCCGCACGTCTTCCAGGAATTCATCTGACAGCAGGCCGATATCTGGTTTATCCAAACCTGCCAGTTCGAAGATATCTGCAACCCCATCAGCCACAATGGCGTTGTCCAGGATCTGTTTGAGCGCGCTGTTCTTGTCCGCATTGGTGCGCTTGCGATCCACCGTCGTGAACTTGACGATGGCGGCCTTGACGGCAGCGAAGAAGGCTATTTCCGTGCGCAAGGCGGCGGCTTCGTCCAACGTGCTGCACAAGGAAAACGCCTTGCTCACGGCCAGCATGGCATCGAGGAAGCGCTGCTTGCCGTCCTTCAGCCCCAGGATGTGGTTGGCCACTGGCACCAACAGTTGCAGCGCATCGGTTTCGAACCCGCTGTAATCGAAGCCGTGCATCAGCCCGCGCACGATGTCCAGCTTCTCCAGCAGCACGGCCAGGGCTTCGGCCGCGTTGTGCGCCGGGTCGCCCTTGCCCTTGGATTCGGTGTAGGTCTTGAGCGCTGCTTTCAGCTCGTTGGCGATGCCGATGTAATCCACCACTAGGCCACCGGGCTTATTGCGGAACACTCGGTTCACACGGGCGATAGCCTGCATCAGGTTGTGGCCCTTCATGGGCTTGTCCACATACATGGTATGGCAGCAAGGCGCGTCGAAACCAGTCAACCACATATCGCGTACGATCACCAGTTTCAGCGGATCCGCCGGGTCCTTGAATCGTTTTTCCAGGCGCTTCTTCACTTGCTGGCTGTACAAGTGCGGCTGCAGCAGCGGCTTGTCCGCGGCCGAGCCAGTCATCACCACCTTGATCGCGCCCTTTTCCGGGTCGTGTTCATGCCAATCCGGGCGCAAGGCCACAATGGCGTTGTATAGCTCGGCACAGATGTCGCGGCTCATGCAGACGATCATTGCCTTGCCTTCCAGCGTAGCCGTGCGCGTCTCGAAATGCCGCACCAAATCCGCTGCCACCTGCTCCAGCCGTGGCTGGGCGCCAACTAGCTTGGTCAACGCCGCCCAGTCGCTCTTGGTCTTTTCGCGGGCGGTGAGGTCCTCCTCGTCCTCGATGACTTCATCCACCTGCGCATTGAGCGCGTCGATCTCGGCCTGGTTCACGTCCAGCTTGGCCAGGCGGCTTTCGTAGTAGATCGGCACCGTAGCGCCATCATCCACCGCATCCTGGATGTCGTAAATGCTGACATAGTCGCCGAACACCGCCCGCGTGTCCTTGTCTTCCAGGGCGATGGGCGTGCCGGTGAAACCGATGAAGGTAGCGTTGGCCAGCGCGTCACGCATGTGCTTGGCATAGCCGAACACGTACTTACCGGTCTTGGTATCCAATCGCCCCTTCATACCGTACTGGCTACGGTGCGCCTCGTCGGAAATCACCACAATATTGCTGCGATCCGACAGCAGTGGGTGCTGTTCCTCATCGTCCAGCAGAGCGAACTTCTGCACCGTGGTGAAGATGATGCCGCCCGCCTCACGCGAGGCCAGCATCTCCCGCAGTTCCTCGCGGCTGCCTGCCTGCACGGGCATCTGCCTGAGCAGGTCTTCGGCGGCACAGAAGGTGCCGTATAACTGCCCGTCCAGATCGTTGCGGTCGGTCACCACCACCAGCGTGGGATTCTTCATCTCCGGCTGCTGCAACAGTTTGCCGGCGT belongs to Castellaniella sp. and includes:
- a CDS encoding type I restriction endonuclease subunit R, whose translation is MVNEQRLEELCLEWFQAIGWRFEFGLDLAPDGEQPARTDYRQVVLRERLLLALARINPSIPTAALEQAVHELLTASEPLRITRNRRVHRLLLSGIPVEFSKGEEKRSDLVNLIDFANPRNNDFLLVSQFTVSGIKQPRRPDLVAFVNGLPLAVIELKNPANEQTDIWDAFNQIQTYKDEISDLFNTNVAVVISDGFTARLGSLTANQERMQPWRAISNEDDRPLLEFELETLVRGFFEPALFLDYVRHFVLFEQDADQIIKKIAGYHQFHAAREAVQATVIAASSPNKGMLEVQEPRATYGKEVQPGSRKAGVVWHTQGSGKSITMACYAGKLLQQPEMKNPTLVVVTDRNDLDGQLYGTFCAAEDLLRQMPVQAGSREELREMLASREAGGIIFTTVQKFALLDDEEQHPLLSDRSNIVVISDEAHRSQYGMKGRLDTKTGKYVFGYAKHMRDALANATFIGFTGTPIALEDKDTRAVFGDYVSIYDIQDAVDDGATVPIYYESRLAKLDVNQAEIDALNAQVDEVIEDEEDLTAREKTKSDWAALTKLVGAQPRLEQVAADLVRHFETRTATLEGKAMIVCMSRDICAELYNAIVALRPDWHEHDPEKGAIKVVMTGSAADKPLLQPHLYSQQVKKRLEKRFKDPADPLKLVIVRDMWLTGFDAPCCHTMYVDKPMKGHNLMQAIARVNRVFRNKPGGLVVDYIGIANELKAALKTYTESKGKGDPAHNAAEALAVLLEKLDIVRGLMHGFDYSGFETDALQLLVPVANHILGLKDGKQRFLDAMLAVSKAFSLCSTLDEAAALRTEIAFFAAVKAAIVKFTTVDRKRTNADKNSALKQILDNAIVADGVADIFELAGLDKPDIGLLSDEFLEDVRQMKSRNLAVELLEKLMRDEIRARARNNVVQEKKYGDRLLETLRKYHNRAVETAQVVEELIQMAKDFQAALEREAALGLNPDEVAFYDALANNESAVRELGDDILKKIAVEITEKLRNSTTVDWQVRESVRAKLRILVRRTLQRWKYPPDKQPEAVELVLEQAALLSNAWSK